The following coding sequences are from one Oncorhynchus kisutch isolate 150728-3 linkage group LG23, Okis_V2, whole genome shotgun sequence window:
- the bmpr1bb gene encoding bone morphogenetic protein receptor, type IBb, translated as MMVVWLPWGWAWRTVLLVTGLASLSPGTNANVLDTMLLRSPGRDRSDSRWENGGSTAPAPTQRILWCHCYHHCPEDSTNNTCRTDGYCFTMVEDEEGSLPVLTSGCLGLVGSEFQCRDTGNARQRRALECCTDQDFCNKDLYPTLPPPRAPDYVDSSIHHMALFISVTVCSIILALIIVFCYFRYKRQESRPHYSIGLEQDETYIPPGESLKDLIEQSQSSGSGSGLPLLVQRTIAKQIQMVKQIGKGRYGEVWMGRWRGERVAVKVFFTTEEASWFRETEIYQTVLMRHENILGFIAADIKGTGSWTQLYLITDYHESGSLYDYLKSTTLDIKAMLRLAYSSVSGLCHLHTEIFGTQGKPAIAHRDLKSKNILVKKNGACCIADLGLAVKFISDTNEVDIPPNTRVGTKRYMPPEVLDESLNRKHFQSYIMADMYSFGLILWEIARRCVSGGIVEEYQLPYHDLVSSDPSYEDMREVVCTKRQRPSFANRWSSDECLRQMGKLMTECWAHNPASRLTALRVKKTLAKMSESQDIKL; from the exons ATGATGGTGGTGTGGTTGCCGTGGGGATGGGCATGGAGGACTGTACTGCTGGTGACTGGACTGGCTTCACTGAGCCCGGGGACTAATG CCAACGTGTTGGACACCATGTTACTGAGGAGCCCTGGGAGAGACcggtcagacagtaggtgggaGAACGGTGGGAGTACAGCCCCGGCTCCAACACAGAGGATCCTCTGGTGCCACTGTTACCACCACTGTCCTGAAGACTCGACCAACAATACCTGCAG GACTGATGGTTATTGTTTCACCATGGTGGAAGATGAAGAAGGAAGTCTCCCTGTGCTGACCTCTGGGTGTCTGGGGCTGGTGGGTTCGGAGTTTCAGTGCAGG GACACAGGGAATGCCCGTCAGAGGAGGGCTCTGGAGTGCTGTACAGACCAGGACTTCTGCAATAAAGACCTGTATCCTACTTTACCACCACCGAGGGCCCCTG ATTACGTGGACAGCAGTATCCACCACATGGCTCTCTTCATCTCTGTCACAGTCTGCAGCATCATCCTGGCGCTCATCATCGTCTTCTGTTACTTCAG GTATAAGCGTCAGGAGTCCCGGCCTCACTACAGTATTGGTCTGGAGCAGGATGAGACTTACATTCCCCCTGGAGAGTCTCTGAAGGACCTAATAGAACAGTCCCAGAGCTCTGGATCAGGATCAGGACTCCCCCTGCTG GTGCAGCGCACCATAGCCAAGCAGATTCAGATGGTGAAGCAGATAGGTAAGGGCCGCTACGGGGAGGTGTGGATGGGtcgctggagaggagagagagtagctgTCAAAGTGTTCTTCACCACCGAGGAGGCCAGCTggttcagagagacagagatctacCAAACTGTCCTCATGAGACACGAGAACATACTGG GCTTCATAGCAGCGGACATCAAGGGAACAGGCTCGTGGACCCAGCTCTACCTGATCACAGACTACCATGAGAGTGGCTCTCTGTACGACTACCTCAAGTCCACCACGCTAGACATCAAGGCCATGCTGCGGCTGGCCTACTCCTCAGTCTCAGGCCTCTGTCACCTCCACACAGAGATCTTTGGCACCCAGGGCAAGCCGGCCATCGCCCACAGAGACCTGAAGAGCAAGAACATCCTGGTAAAGAAGAATGGGGCCTGCTGCATCGCAGACCTGGGTCTTGCCGTCAAATTCATCAG TGACACCAACGAGGTGGACATCCCACCCAACACCAGGGTAGGCACAAAGCGCTATATGCCCCCAGAGGTGCTGGACGAGAGTCTGAACAGGAAACACTTTCAGTCCTACATCATGGCCGACATGTACAGCTTCGGCCTCATCCTCTGGGAGATCGCCCGGCGCTGCGTATCTGGAG GCATCGTAGAGGAGTACCAGCTGCCCTACCATGACCTGGTGTCCTCTGACCCCTCCTATGAAGACATGAGGGAGGTGGTGTGCACCAAGAGACAGAGACCCTCCTTCGCCAACCGCTGGAGCAGTGATGAG tgtctcAGACAGATGGGGAAGCTGATGACGGAGTGCTGGGCCCACAACCCTGCGTCTCGCCTCACTGCTCTGAGAGTGAAGAAGACCCTGGCCAAGATGTCGGAGTCTCAGGACATCAAACTGTGA